CGACTCGATAGCGGCGGTTCGGCCATCGTAATTCAGCCAGAGATCGTGATCGTGACCGCTGAGAATGATATCGGCCGCCTGCATGCGATACATCTCTTCGTCCTTGGCGCGGTCGGTATGGACAACGGCGACAACCACATCTGCGCCTTCCTTGCGCAACGCGATCGCTTGCTTCTCCACCGTTGCAACCGACGGAGGAAATTTCAGATCGCCAGGGCTGGACAAAATCACCGCGTCTTCATCGGTGGCGCCGGTCAGGCCAATGCGGACGCCATCGATGTCGATGATCGAGCGTTCGAAAAAGCCCGGGATTAGCTTGCCGTCGGGATTGAGGATGTTGGCGGCATAGAGCGGAAATTTCGCCTGCCTCATCCGGTCGAAAAAGACATCCTTGCCGAAATCGAATTCGTGATTGCCCGGCACGAACACGTCCGGCGCGATCATGTTGGTGAGCATCATGATGTGCTCGCCGCGATCGAGTCCGGACATCAGCGATGGTGACAGCGTGTCGCCGGCATGGACGAAGAGGACCTTTCCCTTGGCGCGTTCGGCCTTCACCACGGCCGCCAGCCGTGCGAAGCCGCCGCGCGGCTGGCCGTCCGGCGCCGCCTGTTCGCTCATCTGGTAAATGTCGTTGACGAGGACGAAGGTGACCTTGGACCGGGACGCCTGTGCGGCCCCCAATCGCGGCAGGCCCGCAATCAGGGCGATACAGGATGAGCCAAGGAGGAGGAGACGGCGGGTGATGGTCATTTTACCGATTGATTTCACGGGCGGTTGCGTGGATTAGCATGGCTCTATGAATAATGATGCATCGTCAGCCGGGGGCACAGGGTCACCACGCCCGAACAGCCATCCGCCGATCAAGTCGGGACGGGTCGGCGTGTTGATCGCCAACCTCGGAACGCCGGATGCCACCGATTTCTGGTCGATGCGGCGATACCTCAAGGAGTTTTTGTCTGACAAAAGGGTCATCGAGGACAATTCGCTGACCTGGAAGCTGGTATTTAATGGCATCATTCTGACATTCCGCCCACGCGCCAAAGGCCGCGATTACGCTTCGATCTGGAACCGGGAGCGGAACGAGTCGCAGCTGAAAACGATCACCCGTTCTCAAAGCGAGAAGCTCGCGGCTTCGCTCGTTGGCGTCGATGACAGGATCGATGTGGCTTGGGGCATGCGCTATGGCAATCCGTCGGTTGGTTCAGCCATCGATGAATTGGTGGCCAAGGGCTGCGATCGCCTTCTATTTGTGCCGCTCTACCCGCAATATGCGGCGGCAACGTCGGCGACGGCATGTGATGCGGCTTTCAGACATCTGATGACGATGCGCTGGCAGCCAACGTTACGCGTGGCGCCACCCTATTATGATGACCCTGTCTATATCGATGCCGTTGCAACGTCGCTCCGCGACGCACTCGGCACACTGTCCTTCAAGCCGGATGTGATCCTTGCGTCCTTTCACGGGATTCCGCAGGATTATTTCGATAAGGGCGATCCTTATTACTGCCAATGCGCCAAAACCGTCCGGCTTCTGCGGGCCGCGCTGGGTCTCGATGAGGCCCAATTCCGCCTGACATTCCAGTCGCGGTTCGGTCCGGCGGAATGGCTCCAGCCCTATACGGACAAAACCGTGGAGGCTTTGGCAAAGAGCGGGGTGAAGAATCTCGCCATTGTCACGCCGGGCTTTTCCGCTGATTGCCTGGAGACGCTGGAGGAGATCGCGGTCGAAAATGGCGATATTTTCAAACGCAATGGCGGGGACAACTTCGCCGCTATCCCGTGTCTGAACGACAGCGATCAGGGCATGCGCGTGATCCGTGAGGTTGTACTGCGCGAACTCAAGGGGTGGGTCTGAAACCCTAACCTGCTGTTAACCATAACCCTTTTAACTCCGTTAACCATTTCCGCCGGCCGCGAGGCCGGCTGCAGCCGTTCGCTTGTCCTGAAAGGGATGGTGCGCGGCGGGAGTTAACGGGTGTCGCGTCATCGCCGAGACCTTGCGGTTACGAGTGTTCTGGGCGTCGCAGGTGTAGTCTGCGCGGCCGGTGCCGCATGGGTGCAGCCGGTGTGGGCGCAGGTCCAGCCGCAGGACCCGTCAGTGCCGAGCCTGTTCGAGCCGCATTTCGACAGCGGCTTGCAGCGCCCGCAACAATTCCGCAAGCCGGGGTCGCCGGACTTGCCGCTATCCAACGCCGCGGGCACGACCGGTTTCGATGCCACCAACGCCAATGCCAAGCGCAAGGCGAAGGAAGAGGCGCGCAAACGCGCCATTACCGATGCCGAAAATCTTCCGCCCGTCGTGTCATCGGGGACCGATCGCACCGTGCAGGCTGTCTTTCAGCGGCAGGAAAGCGCCGCTGCGATGCGTCGACGCGCGATCAATACAGCAGCGGCACCGCTTGATGCCACAGGCGCCATCGCGGCACGCCCGATCCGCCGTCGCTTTGTCGAGGACGATCCATTCGGCCCGACCGGTTTCCGGCGCGGCGCGTTCATTTTCAAACCGGCGATCGACGTGTCGGGCGGCTACAATTCCAATCCGGGGCAGCGCCAGAATTTTCCGGGATCGAGTTTCGAGCAAGTCGCGGCAGAGATGAACATCAAGTCCGACTGGGTGAGGCACGAATGGAATACCGACCTGCGCGGCAGCTACATCTGGTACAACGACCTCGAGCAATACAACAAACCCGATATCAACCTGCGCACCAATGCGCGCATCGATATCTCGAAACAGACGAGAGCGAACGTCGAGGGCTATTTCGCACTTGCCGCCGACGATCCCGGCGACCCCAACCTGCCGACCGATGTGGCCAAGCCTCCACTCTTCATTTCAACCGGCGGCACCGCCGGCATCACGCATACGTTCAACAGGCTCGAAGTCACGTTGAAGGGCAGCATCGACCGTACGGCCTATGGCGATGCGGTATTGAATAACGGATCGCTGCTCGATCTGCGTGACCGCAATTACAATCAATATGGCTTACGCTTGCGCGTGGGCTACGAGACGTTGCCGGGTATTATTCCATTTGTGGAAGGGGGCATCGATCACCGCCAGCACGACCGCACGACGGACGAAGACGGGATCAATCGCGATTCCAACGGCCAGTTCGTCAAAGTTGGCACGACATTCGAATTGAGCCGCTATCTCGTCGGTGAAGCTTCTGTGGGCCTGCTGGAACGGGAATACGCGGATCCGGCCTTCCAGAAACTGCACAGTCCATTGTTCGACGCATCGCTAATTTATTACGCGACGCCTCTGACCACCTTGAAACTCAATGCGGCGACGACGGTCTCTGAATCGATCATTGCCGGTGTGTCCGGTGCATTGTCGAACGATTTCACATTCCAGATCGATCACGCCTTCCGGCGTTGGTTGATCGGCACAGTGAAGCTCGGCTATGGCACCGATAATTACGAAGGGTCGGCGCGCGACGACAAGCGCTACATCGTTTCCGGTGGTCTAATCTACAAAGCGACGCGCGATGTGCATTTCCGTGCGGAATATCGCCGCGAGTGGTTGAACTCGACCTTCCCGAGTCAGGATTATGTTGCGAATATCTTCACGGTAGGCTTGCGACTGATGCGATAGTTTCCGTCATGACCGACCACAGGGCGTTAAGATGCATCTTGACGACTTAACGCCCGCCTGTGACGAATGCTTGGTGTGGAAAGCCCTACCCCAACAATGCTTTCAGCTCTTCACGCAATTCCGGGGCGAGGTCTTTCCGATTCAGCGCATAGGCGACGTTGGCAGTCAGGAAGCCAAGCTTCGAACCGCAATCATAGGAGCGGCCTTCGAACTTCACCGCGTAGAACGGCTGCTCCTTCGACAGCCGGATCATCGCATCGGTGAGCTGGATTTCTCCGCCGGCGCCCGTCTGCTGGTTCTCGAGAATGTCAAAGATCTCAGGCTGCAGGATATAGCGTCCGGTGATTGAGAGATTCGACGGCGCATCCTCGCGCTTGGGCTTCTCGACCATCTGCGTAATCGGCATTGCTTTGGCCGAACCTTTCTCGACACCGACGATGCCATACATGTGCACGCGGTCCATCGGGACTTCCTCGACGGCAATCAGGTTGGCCTTCTCCTTCTGCGTGGCATAGGCATCGACCATCTGTTTCAGGCAGCCCGGCTCGTTCTGCACCAGCACGTCCGGGAGCACGACCGCGAAAGGTTCATTGCCGACAATATCGCGTGCGCACCACACGGCGTGACCGAGGCCAAGCGGCGATTGCTGGCGCGTGAAGCTGGTTGAGCCGGCGGCGGGCGTATCTTCGGCGAGCAATGTCAGCTCGTTTTTCTTGTTGCGTTCCTTGAGCGTCACTTCGAGTTCGAACTGGCGATCGAAATGGTCCTCGATCACCGACTTGTTGCGGCCGGTGACGAAGATCAGATGCTCGATACCGGCTTCGCGAGCCTCATCCACGACATGCTGGATCAGCGGCCGGTCGACCACGGTCAACATTTCTTTCGGCATGGCTTTGGTCGCGGGAAGGAACCGGGTGCCAAGGCCGGCAACCGGGAAAATCGCTTTTCGAACGGGCTTCATGATGAGATCGGACCGAATGATGAGAGGTGGCGAAGGCTGCGGGAAAATGTCGCTGCTGTTATCACGCAGAAGTTGGAAAATACCGGCTTCATGTCTCCTGATGTCCACGCTTTTGTGAGTGTCGTTAATCGTCTTGCAACCATATCCGTTCCCCATTGGGTTTTATTATGTCGCGGGTTGCGTGAGGCCGGAATGGCGCGTCGAAACGGAAAATCACGGGTTTGGCCGGGGGTCGCGCTTGCGGTGGCTCTGAGCGGATGTGCCGGCGGTCCGGGGGATGAACCCGTGGGTACCGTTACAACGGCGTCGCCTCCGCGCGCCCAAGCGAGCAGCCCGGTTCGCCGGTCTCATGCACAGGCGACAGGTCCTCAGTGGAGCGGCGAGTCGGGTGCGTCCGGCCATCCACTGATGACGTCGAATGCGATCCGTTCGTCGGCGGCCAATTTCCAGCAATGTCTGCAAAGTCTGGCGCCAGCGGCTGCCAGGCGCGGTATTCCGAAGGCGGAATATGATGCCTATACGCGCGATCTCACGCCCGACCTCAAGATCATGGATCTGATCGATGCGCAGCCGGAATTCACCCGCAGCTTCTGGGACTATCTCGATGCGCTTGTCAGCGAGGATCGCATCCAGCGCGGCCGCGCTGTGCTGGCGGAGAACCGCGCCGCCTTCGATGCTATGGAAAAGGCTTATGGGATCGACCGGCACATCATCGCCGCGATCTGGGGCATCGAGTCCAAATATTCGACGATGATGGGCGACCGCTACGTGGTGCGCTCCACGGCGACGCTCGCTTGTATCGGCCGCCGGCAAGAGTATTTCCGTAACGAGTTTCTGGCCGCGCTCGAATTGCTGCATCGGGGCGACGTAAAGCCCGATCACATGAAAGGCTCATGGGCCGGTGCGTTCGGGCCGACTCAGTTCATGCCAACTGTCTACAAGAACTACGCCGTCGATGCGGATGGCGATGGTCATCGCGACGTCACCACGTCGGTGCCGGACTTGCTGTTTTCGACCGCGAATTACTTCCGCAAGCATGGGTGGGAGACAGGTCAGACCTGGGGTTACGAAGTGGTCGTGCCGCAAAATTTCAATTTCATGCTGGCGGACCGTTCGAAAGTCATGACCATTCGCGAATGGGAACGTCTCGGCATCACCCGCGCGGGCGGCAAGCCATTCCCGCGCTCATCCGACCGCGCCTTCCTGGTGGTGCCAGCCGGTTCGCAGGGGCCAGCCTTCCTGATGCTCAATAATTTTCGCGTGATCATGCGTTACAATCCGGCTGAGGCTTACGCGCTGGCGATCGGCCATCTGGCCGACCGGTTGCGCGGTGGCGAGCCCTTCGTACAAGCTTGGCCGCGGCATGAGCGGGTCCTCAGTCGCGACGAGCGCGCGGAAATGCAGCAATTGCTGGTCCGGCGCGGTTTCAACATCGGCGAAGCGGACGGTCGCTTCGGGCCCAAGACCCGGGCGGCGATCCGTAACTTCCAGGCGCGGGCAGGGCTGGTCCCGGACGGTTTCCCGACCGCGACCGTGCTGGCGCGGCTGCGGGGTAGTTAGCACCTTCGACTCGCCACGTTCTCCTGCTATGCGGTAGAGGTAACGGTAACGAGCCGGTATCATCGCACGGACCATTGAGAATGGCATCGAACAGCCAACATTGTCGGCGGCGCCGCAGGCTCTTTGGGGCCAAGACCGTCTGTGCGGTGGCTATGATTGTTGGTGCGGGTATTTATGTTCTGCCGGCCAGCGCTCAGTTTTTTCCGTTCGATGATCGCTTCTTCAGCCCGCAGCCGCATCGCCCTGTTCGTCCACCGGTGCAGGAGGATTTCAGCCGGGCGCCAGCTGCGAAACAGCCCGAAGTTGCGCCGACGATCCGAATCCTTGTCCTCGGCGACTCGATGGCCGACTGGCTAGCCTATGGTCTCGAGGAGCAACTTGCAGAGACGCCGGAGATCGGCATCGTGCGCAAGCATCGTGCGTTCTCTGGTCTTATCCGCTACGAGCAGCGCAGCGATGCCGAGTGGCCGAAGGTCGCCCGTGATCTGATCGCACAGGAAAAGCCGCAAGCGATCATCATGCTGGTCGGTCTGCAGGACCGCCAGGCGATCCGTGAGAAGGTGCAGCCCGCGCCGGCGAAACCGGCGGCGTCACAGAAGCCGGGCACGCCTGCCGCAGCCGGACAGACCCAACAGCAGCCAGCAGCCAGTCAGCAGGGCGCGCAGCATGGCGCCGCGCAACCAAAGTCGGCCGAGCCCACCGATGACGAGACGCCTGCAACTGCCGCAAACGAGCAGCAGCGTGTCAAGGTGAGCGGACCCGCCGAATTTCGCTCTGAAAAATGGGAAGAACTCTACGGCGCCCGTGTCGACGAGATGATCTCGGTGCTGAAGACAGCGAATGTGCCGGTGCTGTGGGTTGGTGTCCCCGCCGTGCGCGGAACGAAGTCGACCTCAGACCTGCAATATCTCAATGAGATCGTGCGGCCTCATGTCGAGAAAGCCGGAGTCATCTACGTGAATGTGTGGGATGGCTTTGTCGACGAGCGCAACAACTTCATGCAGCGCGGTCCCGACGTTGAAGGCCAGATCCGTCAGTTGCGGACGTCCGACGGAGTTCACTTCACGCGCTTTGGTGCGCGCAAGCTTGCGCATTATGTCGAGCGCGATCTGCGCCGTGTGCTGCGTGAGCCAATCCCGGCGGCGCTGACCACGCCGTCCGAGCCTGCCCAGGCCGTTGCAGCGCCGGCAAAGCCTACAGGTCCGGCCGCGCGTCCGCTCGCCGGGCCGGTGATTCTGCTGGATACGCCATTGCGGGAACCGGATGATCTTCTTGGCGGCGATACCGGCAAGAATGATGCACTGGATCCGCAGGCGAGCCGCATGCTGGTCAAGGGCGAGCCGATACGTGCCGAAGCAGGTCGCGCCGACGATTTCTCCTGGCCTCCGCGCATGCTTGTTCTTGCAGTGAGCGAGCCATTGCCGCCGACCGGTCCACCGCTGGCGATCGTGCGTGCAAACCAGCCAACCCCAACACAACAGGCGGCTCTCGCCAAGCGCGGCGCGCCGGCTCCCGGCGCGCGCGTTGCCGGGCAACCGGTGCTGCAAGGACAGGCACGCCCGCAGGCGCAGCAAGCGCCGACCTTCTGGCGCCGGATCATACCGGATTCCGGGCCGCGTTTCTTCTTCGGATTGTTCGGGCGGTAAGTCCTGCCGCGCTTAACGCGGCAGGTTGGTCATTCCCATCAGGAACTTGTCGATCGCATGGGCGCATTGGCGTCCTTCGCGGATCGCCCAGACCACAAGCGACTGGCCACGCCGCATATCGCCGGCAGCAAACACCTTCGGCAGCGAGGTCTTGTAATCGTCGGTATTGGCACGGGCATTGCCGCGCTGATCGAGGGCAACGCCAAGCGACTTCAGCATGCCGTCCTGCACTGGATGGACGAAGCCCATCGCCAGCAACACGAGATCAGCCTTGATCGTAAACTCGCTGCCGGGGATTGGCTTGATCTTGTCGTCAGCGCGAACGCAATGAATAGCCTTCACCTTGCCATTCTCGCCTTCGAATTTTTGGGTCAGCACCGAGAATTCACGCTCGGCACCTTCCTCGTGACTCGATGATG
The genomic region above belongs to Pseudorhodoplanes sinuspersici and contains:
- a CDS encoding lytic murein transglycosylase, translated to MARRNGKSRVWPGVALAVALSGCAGGPGDEPVGTVTTASPPRAQASSPVRRSHAQATGPQWSGESGASGHPLMTSNAIRSSAANFQQCLQSLAPAAARRGIPKAEYDAYTRDLTPDLKIMDLIDAQPEFTRSFWDYLDALVSEDRIQRGRAVLAENRAAFDAMEKAYGIDRHIIAAIWGIESKYSTMMGDRYVVRSTATLACIGRRQEYFRNEFLAALELLHRGDVKPDHMKGSWAGAFGPTQFMPTVYKNYAVDADGDGHRDVTTSVPDLLFSTANYFRKHGWETGQTWGYEVVVPQNFNFMLADRSKVMTIREWERLGITRAGGKPFPRSSDRAFLVVPAGSQGPAFLMLNNFRVIMRYNPAEAYALAIGHLADRLRGGEPFVQAWPRHERVLSRDERAEMQQLLVRRGFNIGEADGRFGPKTRAAIRNFQARAGLVPDGFPTATVLARLRGS
- the galU gene encoding UTP--glucose-1-phosphate uridylyltransferase GalU, which codes for MKPVRKAIFPVAGLGTRFLPATKAMPKEMLTVVDRPLIQHVVDEAREAGIEHLIFVTGRNKSVIEDHFDRQFELEVTLKERNKKNELTLLAEDTPAAGSTSFTRQQSPLGLGHAVWCARDIVGNEPFAVVLPDVLVQNEPGCLKQMVDAYATQKEKANLIAVEEVPMDRVHMYGIVGVEKGSAKAMPITQMVEKPKREDAPSNLSITGRYILQPEIFDILENQQTGAGGEIQLTDAMIRLSKEQPFYAVKFEGRSYDCGSKLGFLTANVAYALNRKDLAPELREELKALLG
- a CDS encoding SGNH/GDSL hydrolase family protein yields the protein MAMIVGAGIYVLPASAQFFPFDDRFFSPQPHRPVRPPVQEDFSRAPAAKQPEVAPTIRILVLGDSMADWLAYGLEEQLAETPEIGIVRKHRAFSGLIRYEQRSDAEWPKVARDLIAQEKPQAIIMLVGLQDRQAIREKVQPAPAKPAASQKPGTPAAAGQTQQQPAASQQGAQHGAAQPKSAEPTDDETPATAANEQQRVKVSGPAEFRSEKWEELYGARVDEMISVLKTANVPVLWVGVPAVRGTKSTSDLQYLNEIVRPHVEKAGVIYVNVWDGFVDERNNFMQRGPDVEGQIRQLRTSDGVHFTRFGARKLAHYVERDLRRVLREPIPAALTTPSEPAQAVAAPAKPTGPAARPLAGPVILLDTPLREPDDLLGGDTGKNDALDPQASRMLVKGEPIRAEAGRADDFSWPPRMLVLAVSEPLPPTGPPLAIVRANQPTPTQQAALAKRGAPAPGARVAGQPVLQGQARPQAQQAPTFWRRIIPDSGPRFFFGLFGR
- the hemH gene encoding ferrochelatase, whose amino-acid sequence is MNNDASSAGGTGSPRPNSHPPIKSGRVGVLIANLGTPDATDFWSMRRYLKEFLSDKRVIEDNSLTWKLVFNGIILTFRPRAKGRDYASIWNRERNESQLKTITRSQSEKLAASLVGVDDRIDVAWGMRYGNPSVGSAIDELVAKGCDRLLFVPLYPQYAAATSATACDAAFRHLMTMRWQPTLRVAPPYYDDPVYIDAVATSLRDALGTLSFKPDVILASFHGIPQDYFDKGDPYYCQCAKTVRLLRAALGLDEAQFRLTFQSRFGPAEWLQPYTDKTVEALAKSGVKNLAIVTPGFSADCLETLEEIAVENGDIFKRNGGDNFAAIPCLNDSDQGMRVIREVVLRELKGWV
- a CDS encoding outer membrane beta-barrel protein; the encoded protein is MSRHRRDLAVTSVLGVAGVVCAAGAAWVQPVWAQVQPQDPSVPSLFEPHFDSGLQRPQQFRKPGSPDLPLSNAAGTTGFDATNANAKRKAKEEARKRAITDAENLPPVVSSGTDRTVQAVFQRQESAAAMRRRAINTAAAPLDATGAIAARPIRRRFVEDDPFGPTGFRRGAFIFKPAIDVSGGYNSNPGQRQNFPGSSFEQVAAEMNIKSDWVRHEWNTDLRGSYIWYNDLEQYNKPDINLRTNARIDISKQTRANVEGYFALAADDPGDPNLPTDVAKPPLFISTGGTAGITHTFNRLEVTLKGSIDRTAYGDAVLNNGSLLDLRDRNYNQYGLRLRVGYETLPGIIPFVEGGIDHRQHDRTTDEDGINRDSNGQFVKVGTTFELSRYLVGEASVGLLEREYADPAFQKLHSPLFDASLIYYATPLTTLKLNAATTVSESIIAGVSGALSNDFTFQIDHAFRRWLIGTVKLGYGTDNYEGSARDDKRYIVSGGLIYKATRDVHFRAEYRREWLNSTFPSQDYVANIFTVGLRLMR